One region of uncultured Sulfurimonas sp. genomic DNA includes:
- a CDS encoding lysophospholipid acyltransferase family protein: protein MRKKISRYLALLFIPFIASMLIRLIYLTNKKNFHVTKIIEDEPLIFACWHGELLMFSHSYMHYKEKPHANVLISPHFDGKLISKTIKYFGLTTIAGSSNKNAARVLMKAIKSLKDGYDIGITPDGPKGPRHEVADGIMVMAQKTKAKVVLIRIKPTKFWQFNSWDKFVVPKPFGTINFYYSEPLDISDMQLEDARSYLKERLENYAI, encoded by the coding sequence TTGCGTAAAAAGATTTCTAGATATCTTGCTCTTCTTTTCATTCCTTTTATAGCATCTATGCTTATTAGGCTTATCTATCTAACAAATAAAAAAAATTTCCATGTTACTAAAATTATCGAAGATGAACCACTTATCTTCGCATGTTGGCATGGGGAACTCTTAATGTTTTCGCACTCTTATATGCACTACAAAGAGAAACCACATGCAAATGTTTTAATCTCTCCTCACTTTGATGGCAAACTAATATCTAAAACAATTAAATATTTTGGGCTTACCACAATTGCAGGTTCTTCAAACAAAAATGCTGCAAGAGTTCTTATGAAAGCTATCAAGAGTTTAAAAGATGGTTACGATATCGGCATAACTCCAGATGGACCAAAAGGACCAAGACATGAAGTTGCAGATGGTATAATGGTTATGGCACAAAAAACAAAGGCAAAAGTAGTTTTAATTAGAATCAAGCCTACAAAATTTTGGCAGTTTAATAGTTGGGATAAGTTTGTAGTTCCTAAACCTTTTGGTACTATAAATTTTTATTATAGTGAACCCCTAGATATTAGTGATATGCAACTCGAAGATGCAAGAAGCTATCTTAAAGAGAGGTTAGAAAATTATGCGATCTAG
- a CDS encoding tyrosine-type recombinase/integrase yields the protein MKKLLNSKRVDFLEFLEDFRAYSDLTIKSYDEALKEAFECVEIISEDDNITINLMPYRIKISNLNPKTISKKLSAIRTFTKYLNDNDIKVSLKADDSLKVAKTLPKPISHKHILEALEHSNSYEKLIVTLLYSLGLRISELSSLKLSDISSEWIRVLGKGKKHRDVPLLASTKKLIDEYLANNSPKIFLLEANDERLSENSLRYTINKTFKRVGLKVTPHQLRHSYATSLLNGNASIADVSELLGHSSMATTQIYTKLGSALKQKNYNKAHPLCGDE from the coding sequence TTGAAAAAGTTACTAAATAGTAAAAGAGTAGATTTTTTAGAGTTTTTAGAAGACTTTAGAGCTTATTCTGATTTAACTATAAAAAGTTATGATGAAGCTTTAAAAGAAGCATTCGAATGTGTTGAAATTATTTCTGAAGATGATAATATAACAATAAATTTAATGCCATATCGTATAAAAATTTCTAATTTAAATCCTAAAACAATAAGTAAAAAGTTAAGTGCAATAAGAACTTTTACAAAATATTTAAACGACAATGATATAAAAGTTTCACTAAAAGCAGATGATAGTTTAAAAGTAGCAAAGACTCTACCAAAACCGATTTCACATAAACATATACTAGAAGCGCTTGAACACTCTAACTCTTATGAGAAGCTTATTGTGACTTTATTGTATTCACTAGGGCTTAGAATATCTGAGCTTAGCTCTTTAAAACTTAGTGATATTTCTAGTGAATGGATTCGAGTTTTAGGTAAAGGCAAAAAACACAGAGATGTGCCTCTTTTAGCATCTACTAAAAAATTGATTGATGAATATCTAGCCAACAATAGCCCAAAAATATTTCTTTTAGAAGCAAATGATGAAAGATTAAGCGAAAACAGTCTAAGATATACAATTAATAAAACCTTTAAAAGAGTTGGATTAAAGGTTACGCCACATCAATTGAGACACTCTTATGCGACGTCATTGTTAAATGGCAATGCTTCAATAGCTGATGTGAGTGAATTGCTTGGTCATTCAAGTATGGCAACAACACAAATATATACAAAATTAGGTAGTGCATTGAAACAGAAAAATTATAACAAAGCACATCCACTTTGCGGAGATGAATAG
- the tilS gene encoding tRNA lysidine(34) synthetase TilS yields MLDISSLEVLKEKKNLLAFSGGADSTALFFLLIKQNIKFDIAIVNYNQRAQSIKEVQYAKELASRYNLKCHTLEAKIIDKNFEAQAREIRYNFFEELISKYHYNNLLTAHHLGDRFEWMLMQFCKGAGCAEIAGMQKVQHRDTYTLVRPLLHLDKQELYDYLNKKSIKYFEDETNKNEEIKRNSFRHNYSTPLLEKYLSGIKKSFEYIDDDREALIPEVYIKNIGELSYFKSLKTQRANIFIIDKILKSKIYMLSANERELLKYNDFLVVGRKFLVSKNREFIFISPYLKDDSNINMPREFKEECRILKIEPKLRPYLYKNIDIFQEIKKLFS; encoded by the coding sequence ATGCTAGATATTTCGTCCTTAGAAGTTCTTAAAGAGAAAAAAAATCTTCTTGCTTTCTCAGGAGGAGCAGACTCTACTGCCCTCTTTTTTTTACTTATAAAACAAAATATAAAATTTGACATAGCCATTGTTAACTACAATCAAAGAGCGCAAAGTATAAAAGAAGTTCAATACGCAAAAGAGTTAGCATCTAGATATAACTTAAAGTGTCATACTCTTGAAGCAAAAATAATAGACAAAAATTTTGAAGCACAAGCAAGAGAGATTAGATATAATTTTTTTGAAGAACTTATCTCTAAATATCACTATAACAATCTTTTAACCGCTCATCATCTTGGAGATAGGTTTGAATGGATGCTTATGCAATTTTGCAAAGGTGCTGGTTGTGCAGAAATTGCAGGGATGCAAAAAGTTCAACACAGAGATACTTACACTCTAGTTCGTCCACTCTTGCATCTAGATAAACAAGAACTCTATGACTATCTAAACAAAAAAAGTATAAAATATTTTGAAGATGAAACAAACAAAAATGAAGAAATAAAGAGAAACTCTTTTAGACATAACTACTCTACTCCACTCCTTGAAAAATATCTTAGCGGTATAAAAAAAAGTTTTGAATATATTGATGATGATAGAGAAGCTCTTATACCAGAAGTTTATATCAAAAACATAGGTGAGCTTTCATATTTCAAAAGCTTAAAGACACAAAGAGCGAATATATTTATCATAGATAAAATCTTAAAATCTAAAATATATATGCTAAGCGCTAACGAAAGAGAGCTACTAAAATATAATGATTTTTTAGTTGTTGGAAGAAAATTTTTAGTTAGTAAAAATAGAGAGTTTATATTTATTTCGCCATATCTAAAAGATGACTCAAACATAAATATGCCTCGTGAATTTAAAGAAGAGTGTAGAATTTTAAAAATAGAGCCTAAGCTTCGTCCATATCTATATAAAAATATAGATATATTTCAAGAAATAAAAAAACTATTTAGTTGA